A single genomic interval of Labrus bergylta chromosome 18, fLabBer1.1, whole genome shotgun sequence harbors:
- the heatr5a gene encoding HEAT repeat-containing protein 5A isoform X2, producing MERAHSLLLNEEACGQLGEHQRVEFIFEWLNHLKKLLPATDRAHVKHNQRRLIDQLSGILIGSPGPPTRWLLAHCLALLYRLGDPVPASLMVDRCNDIIRSRDDSPSGLPTRLAAVACLGALFEQLGRMLAGCFKDTLTNLLKAMKSAESQGRYEIMLCLEKILQGLGVSAVSSHRDIYKAARACLTDRSMAVRCASAKCLQELQREAAFLWSSELENVATLCFRAFEGSNYNVRVSVSKLLGTLLAAAAEPRQTAALRPSGRGRSSLEEVMDLLSGGFLRGGAGFLRASGDMLKGTSSVGKDVRIGVTQACVVFVSTLGGSWLETNFPAFLSLLMELASHGRATQTPGDAVLTRRCVSFILRSTLGSLLGEKAQTNAAKHLCLAVAQQKKAIDAALTDGNVETRVSSADVSASQHVLVCCLLELGGLIQGLGSTAAPLLTDGSTALLDTVISVLLHPAASASLAAAWCLRCVAMAMPSQGSLLLDHCAERLMSLKSSPEAVAGYGAAVAALVAAVQHSPLGIPHTKGMVVLGLAEDLLRSASQNSRISLQRTQAGWLLVSSLITLGPAVIEHHLPRLLLLWRCVFPASLREQEMELRRGDFFTWQVTLEGRAGALCAMKNLLLHCRELVTDDIISRLLTPLACAIALLTKLPALLRSYGSSVRSWSVIYRLRVYELLALLPPHTYQESFGLVMNQLVSDLSGQENLNQSCSELTLLPPLCHHDDLPLVGPALHDTDHRYIDEQLHGSSVGGGSLDNDAFSLCERSDEAPAPPPPPVALTAATVRLFGALLPHIIPPQRVKILEQFVETVNQLKGQRQQTVQTHVCAALCSLLKHQGGVRGSLGPEEIRSPVLSLLTGALESVSPLLRCLAAEGLARLVQVVGDAGFTVSVSLLCFDRLKTARDAASRSGYALALGALYRYTGGISSPQHLSTCLGVLFTLSQDSTSPEVQTWSLHSLSLVIDLSGGLYRAHAEPSFTLVLRLLLSVPPTHPEVHHSLGRCLHALITCLGPDLQGEGAAVSVLRSSCLVGCGVMQDGPDCLVQARSISCLQQLHMFSPPHVNLATLVPALCEILLDYSMLAHLCSSYLCLRRAVVACLRQLVQREAVEVSEHAVTLVKELPRRDNTQLDVTIKEVGLEGALFTLLDRESDPGLRRDIQETLVHMMTSSATSGKLGHWLKLCKDVLSATTDCSSPVEASQEDEEADPGRDDDSSAFKARSESGGPFTALRWATRRFAMECVCRIIAQCESSDPAHFDMVLAQERRLHESTDFLVLHLGDLVRMAFMAATDHSDQLRLAGLQTLLVIIRRFSAIPEPEFPGHVILEQYQANVGAALRPAFSADAPPDITAKACQVCSAWIASGVVSDLRDLRRVHQLLASSLAKVQSGRDTCSQLYNEATATMETLAVLKAWAEVYIVAVERSTQKEAPDRTADLSISSSANVSSGSESGEAGLLKLVQSDLSTLSRLWLAALQDYALLTLPHEYASQLPDTGGSFYTAETLKQARAHYTSSWAPILHATSLWLHSTGFLMPDDSPANLSRPATPTSMGHTVGGAKSSEDINSDRLHLILGISVEFLCSPHSEDQMENIASCLRALQALLDVSWPRAKIGNDQALSVELLSVLHRLMVTRESVYVQLAVLDLLRQIVTAAQEHVREKRHSAEVDDGAEEKETLPEFGEGRDTGGLIPGRSLVFGALELCLCVLVRKLPQLSPKLASPTGPGGSVWSLTDNDCQLVASALCVLSELPSVCSPEGSVSILPTVLYLLLGVLRELVHQPSTHTVVSVGGGSASLTVVIQAALQALKCVVTSPMSRQEKSRGGWNVLLRSALNTLLGLWDAGDRAVDQVSLLTALTVFLCSAGPDVCTVEPLHMLSLQRFTASMEAKDPLVVSRCYQLLTSVFQAPPTVAVPYIQALGPPLVQFLQRVERSRPQSPEELLGVLEGVRAMEALIQAADESQRPQLVAVLLPLLISFLLDENALGSAPAASRSLHEAALKDLMRLGPQHSAVFRSLISSSPHLKSRLEAAVKGNQESLNAKAGSTNPRSAAKSSPSITLKTNFL from the exons ATGGAGCGCGCTCACAGCCTCCTGCTGAACGAGGAGGCGTGCGGTCAACTGGGTGAACATCAGAGGGTGGAGTTTATCTTTGAATGGCTGAACCACCTGAAGAAGCTCCTCCCAGCCACCGACAGG gCCCACGTCAAACACAACCAGCGGCGTCTCATCGACCAGCTGTCGGGCATTCTGATTGGCTCCCCCGGGCCGCCGACCCGCTGGCTGCTGGCCCACTGCTTGGCCCTTCTCTACCGCCTGGGTGACCCTGTTCCTGCCAGCCTGATGGTTGATCGGTGTAATGACATCATCCGCAGTAGAGACGACTCCCCGTCAGGCCTCCCGACCCGGCT ggcgGCTGTGGCGTGTCTTGGCGCTCTGTTCGAGCAGCTTGGGCGGATGCTTGCCGGCTGTTTCAAAGACACGCTGACCAACCTGCTGAAGGCGATGAAGAGCGCAGAG TCTCAGGGTCGGTATGAGATCATGTTGTGTTTGGAGAAGATCCTGCAGGGTTTGGGTGTCAGCGCCGTGTCCTCTCACCGCGACATCTACAAGGCGGCGAGAGCCTGTCTCACGGACCGGTCTATGGCTGTACGCTGCGCCTCCGCCAAG tgtctgcaggagctgcagcgAGAGGCGGCGTTCCTGTGGAGCAGCGAGTTGGAGAACGTGGCCACGCTGTGCTTCAGAGCGTTCGAAGGATCAAACTACAACGTCCGAGTTTCTGTCTCCAAACTGCTGGGGACTCTGCTGGCCGCTGCGGCGGAGCCCAGACAGACGGCAG CCCTGAGGCCGAGTGGGCGGGGTCGGAGTTCCCTGGAGGAGGTGATGGATTTGTTGTCGGGGGGGTTCCTGCGGGGCGGGGCAGGTTTCCTCAGAGCCAGCGGAGACATGCTGAAGGGGACGAGCTCGGTGGGCAAGGACGTCCGCATCGGGGTCACACAG gCCTGTGTGGTCTTTGTCTCCACCCTGGGCGGCTCCTGGTTGGAGACGAACTTCCCGGCCTTCCTGTCCCTGCTGATGGAGCTGGCGTCTCATGGCAGGGCCACGCAGACTCCGGGCGATGCCGTGTTGACCCGCCGCTGCGTCTCCTTCATCCTGAGGAGCACCCTGGGGTCTCTGCTGGGGGAGAAGGCTCAGACCAACGCCGCCAAACATCTCTGCCTTGCTGTAGCGCAGCAGAAAAAAGCTATTG atgCAGCTCTGACTGACGGGAACGTGGAGACCAGAGTTTCTTCTGCAGACGTCTCGGCCAGTCAGCACGTGTTGGTCTGCTGTCTCCTGGAACTGGGAGGACTCATACAGGGACTGGGATCCACCGCAGCCCCCCTCCTCACAGACGGCAGCACAG CTCTCCTGGACACGGTGATCTCCGTCCTCCTCCACCCCGCCGCCTCCGCCTCTCTGGCCGCCGCCTGGTGCCTGCGCTGTGTAGCCATGGCGATGCCGTCCCAGGGATCCTTGCTGCTGGATCACTGTGCGGAACGGCTGATGTCGCTGAAGTCTTCCCCCGAAGCTGTGGCCGGGTATGGAGCTGCTGTCGCCGCCCTGGTGGCCGCGGTGCAGCACTCCCCCTTAGGAATACCCCACACCAAAGGCATG GTGGTGCTGGGTCTGGCTGAAGATCTGCTGCGTTCAGCGTCTCAGAACAGTCGTATCTCTCTGCAGAGGACTCAGGCCGGCTGGCTGCTCGTCTCTTCTCTCATCACACTCG gCCCAGCTGTCATAGAGCACCACCTGCCCCGTCTGCTCCTCCTGTGGCGGTGTGTGTTCCCCGCCTCGCTCAGGGAGCAGGAGATGGAGCTGCGACGAGGGGACTTCTTTACGTGGCAGGTTACGCTGGAGGGACGTGCTGGAGCGCTCTGCG CCATGAagaacctgctgctgcactgcCGGGAGCTCgtcactgatgacatcatcagccgCCTGCTCACGCCATTGGCCTGCGCCATTGCCCTGCTCACCAA gttGCCTGCCCTCCTCAGGTCTTACGGCAGCTCGGTTCGCAGCTGGTCGGTCATCTACAGACTGAGAGTCTACGAGCTGCTCGCTCTGCTGCCTCCTCACACATACCAAG agagcTTTGGCCTGGTGATGAACCAGCTGGTGTCTGACCTGTCGGGTCAGGAAAACCTGAACCAGTCGTGCTCAGAGCTCACCCTGctgcctcctctctgtcaccatgACGACCTGCCTCTGGTCGGCCCCGCCCTCCACGACACTGATCACAGATACATCGATGAACAG ctcCACGGCAGCAGTGTGGGAGGGGGCTCTCTGGATAACGACGCCTTCAGTCTTTGTGAGAGGAGTGATGaagctccagctcctcctcctcctccagtcgCTCTGACCGCCGCCACCGTCCGCCTCTTTGGAGCGCTTCTCCCCCACATCATCCCCCCTCAGAG GGTGAAGATCTTGGAGCAGTTTGTGGAAACAGTGAACCAGCTGAAGGGTCAGCGCCAGCAGACCGTGCAGACACACGTCTGTGCTGCCCTCTGCAGTCTGCTCAAG CACCAGGGAGGTGTGCGAGGCTCTCTGGGGCCCGAGGAGATCCGATCCCCTGTGTTGTCTCTCCTGACGGGGGCGCTGGAGAGCGTCAGTCCTCTGCTGCGCTGCCTGGCTGCTGAAGGTCTGGCCCGGCTGGTCCAGGTGGTCGGCGACGCCGGCTTCACcgtctctgtctccctgctctgctTCGACAG ACTGAAGACGGCTCGGGACGCGGCCTCTCGCAGTGGCTACGCGCTGGCTCTGGGGGCGCTGTACCGCTATACCGGAGGAATCAGCTCCCCTCAACACCTGTCCACCTGTCTGGGAGTCCTGTTCACCCTGAGCCAGGACAGCACCTCACCTGAGGtccag ACCTGGTCCCTCCACAGTCTGTCTCTAGTTATCGACCTGTCTGGCGGTCTGTATCGCGCCCACGCCGAGCCGTCCTTCACTCTAGTGCTCCGCCTTCTGCTGTCGGTTCCGCCCACTCACCCAGAGGTGCACCACAGCCTTGGACGCTGCCTGCACGCCCTCATCACCTGCCTGGGCCCCGACCTGCAAG gtgaagGTGCAGCAGTGTCCGTTCTGCGCTCCAGCTGTCTGGTGGGATGTGGCGTGATGCAGGACGGTCCGGACTGTCTGGTTCAGGCTCGATCCAtctcctgtctgcagcagctgcacatGTTCTCCCCTCCTCACGTCAACCTGGCCACCCTCGTACCTGCACTCTGT GAGATCTTGTTGGACTATTCCATGTTG GCTCACCTGTGCAGCTCCTACCTGTGTCTGCGGCGGGCGGTGGTTGCCTGTCTCCGTCAGCTGGTGCAGCGGGAGGCTGTGGAGGTTTCTGAACACGCCGTGACGCTGGTCAAAGAGCTGCCGAGACGAGACAACACTCAGCTGG ACGTGACCATAAAGGAGGTGGGTCTGGAGGGAGCTCTGTTCACTCTGCTGGACCGGGAGTCAGATCCGGGTCTGAGGAGGGACATCCAGGAGACTCTGGTCCACATGATGACGTCCAGCGCCACCAGCGGGAAACTGGGACACTGGCTCAAACTCTGCAAGGACGTCCTGTCTGCAACCACAG ACTGTTCGTCTCCCGTGGAGGCGAGtcaggaggacgaggaggcgGACCCCGGCAGAGACGACGACTCGTCTGCCTTCAAAGCTCGGTCCGAGTCTGGCGGCCCGTTCACGGCGCTGCGCTGGGCCACGCGCCGCTTCGccatggagtgtgtgtgtcgcaTCATCGCTCAGTGTGAGAGCTCTGACCCCGCCCACTTTGACATGGTTCTGGCTCAGGAGAGACGCCTGCACGAGTCCACAG ACTTCCTGGTCCTCCATCTTGGTGACCTGGTCCGTATGGCGTTCATGGCGGCGACCGATCACAGCGACCAGCTGCGCCTGGCGGGGCTTCAGACGCTGCTGGTCATCATCAGACGCTTCTCCGCCATCCCTGAACCAGAGTTCCCAGGTCACGTGATCCTGGAGCAGTACCAGGCCAAC GTTGGAGCTGCTCTCAGACCAGCCTTCTCTGCAGACGCTCCTCCTGACATCACAGCCAAAGCCTGTCAG gtgtgCAGCGCCTGGATCGCCAGCGGTGTGGTGAGCGACCTGCGTGACCTGCGGCGAGTCCACCAGCTTCTCGCCTCCTCATTGGCTAAAGTTCAGTCAGGTAGGGACACCTGCAGTCAGCTGTACAACGAGGCCACCGCTACCATGGAAACGCTGGCTGTGCTGAAAGCGTGGGCCGAG gTTTACATCGTCGCCGTGGAGAGGAGCACACAGAAGGAAGCTCCTGATAGGACGGCTGATCTGTCAATCTCTTCTTCAGCCAATGTCAGCTCAGGCTCGGAGTCAGGAGAGGCGGGCCTTCTTAAGTTGGTCCAATCAGATCTGTCCACACTTAGCCGTCTGTGGTTGGCGGCGCTGCAGGACTACGCTCTGTTGACCCTCCCACACGAGTACGCATCACAGCTACCTGACACAG gagGTTCTTTCTACACAGCCGAGACGTTGAAGCAGGCCAGAGCTCATTACACCTCCTCCTGGGCTCCCATCCTCCACGCCACCTCCCTCTGGCTCCACAGCACCG GTTTCTTAATGCCAGACGATTCGCCTGCAAACCTGTCCAGACCGGCCACGCCCACCTCCATGGGACACACCGTGGGTGGGGCCAAGAGTTCAGAGGACATAAACTCAGACAGACTTCATCTCATACTGG GGATCAGCGTGGAGTTCCTTTGTTCTCCGCACTCTGAGGACCAGATGGAGAACATCGCTTCCTGTCTGCGGGCTCTGCAGGCGCTGCTCGACGTCTCATGGCCTCGAGCCAAGATTGGAAATGACCAG gCTCTGAGCGTGGAGCTGCTGAGCGTCCTCCACAGGCTGATGGTCACCAGAGAGTCGGTGTATGTTCAGCTCGCCGTGTTGGATTTACTGCGTCAGATCGTGACGGCAGCTCAGGAGCACGTCAGAGAGAAACGCCACAGCGCTGAAG TGGACGACGGTGCGGAGGAGAAGGAGACGCTACCAGAGTTCGGAGAGGGTCGGGACACCGGCGGTTTGATTCCCGGACGCTCGCTGGTGTTTGGAGCGCTGGAGCTGTGCCTCTGTGTGCTGGTCCGGAAACTTCCACAGCTCAGCCCTAAACTGGCCAGTCCCACTG gtccTGGAGGTTCAGTCTGGAGTTTGACGGACAACGACTGTCAGCTTGTGGCCTCGGCGCTGTGTGTCCTCTCTGAGCTGCCGTCGGTCTGCTCTCCAGAGG GCAGCGTGTCCATCCTCCCCACAGTCCTCTACCTGCTGCTGGGAGTCCTCAGAGAGCTCGTCCACCAGCCCAGCACACACACGg TGGTCTCAGTGGGCGGGGGCAGTGCCAGTCTGACCGTGGTGATCCAGGCAGCTCTTCAGGCCCTGAAGTGTGTCGTGACGTCTCCGATGAGCCGACAGGAGAAGAGCCGAGGAGGCTGGAACGTTCTGCTGAGATCTGCTCTGAACACACTGCTTGGACTGTGGGACGCAg GAGACCGTGCGGTTGATCAGGTGAGTCTGCTCACCGCTCTCACCGTCTTCCTGTGCTCTGCCGGTCCTGACGTCTGCACCGTCGAGcctctgcacatgctcagtctGCAGCGCTTCACCGCCAGCATGGAGGCCAAAGACCCGCTG gtcGTGAGTCGCTGTTATCAGCTGTTGACGTCGGTGTTTCAGGCTCCGCCCACCGTGGCCGTCCCGTACATCCAGGCGCTCGGACCGCCATTGGTCCAATTCCTCCAG AGGGTGGAGAGGAGTCGTCCTCAGAGTCCGGAGGAGCTGCTGGGAGTCCTGGAGGGAGTCCGAGCCATGGAGGCGCTTATCCAGGCTGCAGACGAGTCTCAGC gtcCTCAGCTGGTGGCTGTCTTGTTGcccctcctcatctccttcctcCTGGATGAAAACGCTCTTGGCTCCGCCCCCGCCGCATCCCGTTCTTTGCATGAGGCGGCACTCAAAGACCTGATGCGCCTCGGCCCCCAGCACTCAGCTGTCTTCAg GTCTCTCATCTCGTCGTCTCCTCACCTGAAGTCTCGTCTCGAAGCCGCCGTCAAAGGAAACCAGGAGAGTCTGAACGCTAAAGCTGGCAGCACTAACCCCCGCAGCGCAGCCAAGTCCTCCCCCAGCATCACGCTCAAGACCAACTTCCTGTGA